The genomic segment ACCAATACTTGATCCATTCTTATATACAGTTATTGTTGCAGTCGTTTCTGTTGAATAACTAGCTTTAGTCCAGGTTCCCGATATAGAAGTTGATGATGCTGAAATGGGCGAATCAACTGTAGGTGCAGCTGTACAGAATGTTGAAACAGGTCCGTCTGTCAGGGTAAATGGCTTTTGTGCCAAAATATCAGTAGTCCATTGATCGTATATGCTTGGATATAAATCGTCATTTCCGTAAGCATCCGAACTTGGCCCGCCAATCGCTCCCATAGGTGACATGACGGTAGTTGCAGTAACCCGGATAGGAGTACTGGCTGTGATGCCTAAAACAGAAAGAGGAACATAAAAATCATAAAAATAGTCTGTATTCCCCCCATCCCGGGTCAATGCTACTGACGTTTGCGCATATTGAGGATTGCTTGCCAAATCGTAAGCCGCGACTAATGTTCCGGTTGTAGCTCCGTCCACATTGTACACTGCAACCCTGAAGTTACTTTCATAAACTACTTCATACTCAAAACCCGGATTCCCATGCTTATAGTTGGGATCTGCATTGGGTCCTGAGGCTCCGAATTTCGAGTCTATATCAATCAAGACACTATATCCTTTCGAGCCTGCCATGATACTTCCTACCCTGAGTCTGGCCATAAAGTTTGTTCCATCCGAATAAGTATAAAAACCATTACCTTCCTGGTCTTTTACCAATTCCGAGAATCTTCCGTCAGGACCTCTTCTCAGGTCTCCGGTGGGTTCTGTAAAAGGCACCGGAATAGAAAAATAAGGAATTTCACTGTTAGCGACGCCCAGATCAGAACCAACAAAACCAACAGTAGTCTTTGACGTAAATCCGTCGTGATTAGGGTCCAACACTGAAGACCAGGTTTGTGGCGGGATATTACCATTACCATCTCGCACAATTAAACCCGGTGTCTGGGAAAATCCACTTATGCACAAAAATAAAAATGCTACTGAAAGCAGCATTCTACCATAAGGGACAGGTCTTGAATTTAGATGTGTAAATCTTCTCATTCTTTTGAAGTTTATGAAAACGATAAGGATCAAAAAACACTTAGTTGATATATCTAAACAGGAATCAATTTATTTGATTAAAATAAAAGCCACTAAGTTTCGGGGGTGACAAAGTAAAAACATACTACCTCTAATGAATAAACTTTCCTTCTCTCAATGAATAAACTATATAACGAAAAAAGACGAATCCTTTGATTCGCCTTTATGGAATAACATTCAATATATTTTGCAATATAAAGTAATGGGGAAGTTTATAACATCAACCCAATTATAGAAGAGGAAAAGATCAACCCAAATATGATCTGATCAAATTGAAATACAACTATCTCTGGTAAATCTCTCTCCCTCTGAATGTTTTTCTACGACAGGCAATTCTACTAACAATTCTTGACACAAAAAAAGACAATCTGTGTCTTTTCCTTTTTATCAAATCAGGAAATATATAACCTAAACTGACAAAAGAGTTCTATTTATAAATGAATTACCAGGAAGAAGTCTCAATTCTATTATAACCGACAATTAAATGGGCACAACCCCAAACAATCGAAAACGCAATCGTTGTTATACAAATAGAGGTATATACACTATCCCAATTTCTGAATTTCATTTCAAACTATCAGAGATGAATAATGATTTGAAAGATAAGAATAATCGAAACAATTAATTTCTGAGGAAGAATGACTCTCCAACTCTTAACCGGAAGTAACTGATTTCCTTCTCTTATTGTTTAAAAGAGGCCCTCGATTCTCGGATATTATTTGATCGCCATATCGAAGGAGATACATTGACAACTAATTTAAACTGTCGACTAAAATTTGATTGCTCCGTGAAACCTGTTCTTTCAGAAATCTCTGCTAATGTAGTTTCAGGAGAAAAAATCAACATTTGCTTTGCCTCTTCAATCCGGAGCTTATTGATCCAGGTATTAAAATTCACTTTTTCTTCCGAGTTTATAAATGCGGAAAGCTGCTTTCTATTAATTTTTAATTCCGTTGCCAGTTCCTCAATGGTAATCCCGGATCGCAAGTAGGACTTTCGGGAAAGAATCTTCTCTTTAACGATAGGCCAGGTATTATGGGTTTCTTTATCGATCCTGATTTCACTATCACTCTTTGCCATTTCGATAGCAGGTTTGATCATTTTATAAAATGACGTATATCGAAGATAATTCAATGCAAAAGCAAAATAGAATGAAGTATAAAGCACCACAAACAGGGTATGAAAAACGACATTGAAATAAAAGAAGTAGGTTATCGCCAAACCCGTCAGACCCAACGCCGATAAAAAAGCATATCTAATCCAATCCAGTTGAAGCTTGTGGGTTTCGGAAAAAAAATCAGCAATCTCTCTTTTATATAACTGCATTTCCCGAAAAAATACAAATACATAGTATATGACCTGGAAAAGAAAGAAAAGAAAATATACAATTCTGATAATAAACGTCGGTTGTAAAAGATATAAGCGACATTCTGAATATGAATAGATCAAATGATCACCAAATAAAGTCATCGAAATGATATATGAAACAGTAAAAATCAAAATTGGCAACGCCTGTTTGCAAATTGATCGGAACTGCGCATACCAGGGATTTATTAAGGTAATCAGGGTAATTGAAAAAAGCTGGACCTGAATCGTAGAAATAAACAGACTGGAAAATGGAATAATTTCAACTGCACTTACCGCCAGATTAAACCATCTCATTATTACTGAAAAAGCCCCCATAATGAAAAACAACACAGCCAAAATCCGGGTCGAAATTCTATAATTCTTAAGCCATTTGTCCTGAGGCAATGGAATTACCAGAAAAATAAGACCAAGGGTAAAAAAGACAACAATTGATGCATTAGATACAAGAAAAAACAGATGTTGAGCCATAGTATTTATAAGTTCTGACGCTTTAGCTGCAAATATAATAAAATGATACTATTCATTCTTTACATCATTATATTTAGACACAAAAAATCAAAAAAACGCAGTCACTATGTAGTCTGTCAGATGAAATAAATATCAAACATTGAGTCGGACAATAGCCAAATAACTACATATAAAAAATAGTTGGCAAGGGAACAGTCCACTTCCATGCAGTTGCCTTCAAACAAAGAAACCCTTAGAAACAAGTCCCTATTAACCCTCAACAAATACTCCCCTATTAGCCGTAGCCTGGTAGCCAGTAGTTTGGCGAATCGTCTCGCTTCGTCAGTGCTAAAAGCAAGTCTCCTGACTTGCATATATCTTAACGAACAGATCGCATCAAGCCAACCTTTTCAACTGATATGTCCATGAAGGCTGCTATCCAAAGGTAATGATTATTGCAATATGCAAAACGGCCTCAGACATTTTTGCCTGAAGCCGTTTATCTATCAATTACTATACAGTACATTGTTTAGCAAAG from the Parabacteroides sp. FAFU027 genome contains:
- a CDS encoding helix-turn-helix domain-containing protein; translation: MTLFGDHLIYSYSECRLYLLQPTFIIRIVYFLFFLFQVIYYVFVFFREMQLYKREIADFFSETHKLQLDWIRYAFLSALGLTGLAITYFFYFNVVFHTLFVVLYTSFYFAFALNYLRYTSFYKMIKPAIEMAKSDSEIRIDKETHNTWPIVKEKILSRKSYLRSGITIEELATELKINRKQLSAFINSEEKVNFNTWINKLRIEEAKQMLIFSPETTLAEISERTGFTEQSNFSRQFKLVVNVSPSIWRSNNIRESRASFKQ